The sequence below is a genomic window from Rudanella lutea DSM 19387.
AGTTTGGTCGGTTGAGTACCTTCCTGACCGAGTTTCTGGGTAGCAAATTCAATCTGGCTACGTTGCAGGACAATACGGGCTTACTCATAGGCGGGGCCGTGTTGCTTGTGGGCGGGGCTGTGGCTGCCTGGTGGCTGTTTGGTCGGTACAAAGACCGGCTCATGCAAAACCCCTTGCTGAGCAAGATAATCGGTTTCGGTATGGGCTTGCTTGAGGGGCTGCTGAGTGTCAGGAAACTACGGAGCCCGGGGCTGTTTCTGTTCCATACGTTGCTCATTTGGGGGATGTATTACGCCACCATGTATGTCTTGTTTTTTGCCATGCCCCAAACGGCCAAACTCGGACCGTTGGCGGGCCTGACGATTCTGACCATGGGCACCATCGGCATGGCCGCGCCTACGCAGGGCGGTCTGGGTGCGTTCAATATTCTGGTGGGCTCAGCCCTGGCGCTGTATGGCCTTAGCCCGCAGGATGGGCAGACCCTGGCAACCCTCATGTTGCTGTCGCAGTGGTTGTTTGTGATCCTGTACGGCGGCATCAGCTTCCTGATTGTACTGGCCAAAAACCGGCGGGGCGTTGCGCCGGTAACGGTTGAAGAGACCTCCCGATGAGTACGGATTTTGCGTATCTTGAATGAAAATAACCAAACGCGATGCTGACCGAAGCCGAAGTTGAACAAGGGCTGTATCAATTCACGGTGACAGAGTATCACCAGATGGGCGAAGCGGGAATTTTCACGGAAAATGATCGCATAGAACTCATAAACGGCCGTATCTATACCATGAGTCCGATTGGTAGAAAACATTTTGCCTGTGTCGCCCGACTGACTAAACTATTTACCATGCGGTTGGCTGATGCGGCCATCGTCAGTGTGCAGAACCCCGTTATTCTGAATGATCGTTCGGAGCCGGAGCCCGACATTGCTGTGCTACGCCCACGCGATGATTTTTACGAAGCAGCGCTTCCGAATCCAGCTGATGTCTTGTTGCTGATCGAAGTCTCAGAAGCTACTCTACGTTTTGATAAAGAGGTGAAATTGCCCTTGTACGCACAGAGTGGGATTCCTGAAGTTTGGATTATTAACCTAAAAACACCCAGTGTGGAAGTGTACACCGATCCGCAGGAAGGTGGCTACGGGCAACTGAAAACACTGAAGAGAGGGCAAAATCTGACACCTACAGCCTTTCCGTTGCTGACGTTCGGAGTGAGCGATCTGATGGGTGAATGAAGCCCAAAAACGAATCTATG
It includes:
- a CDS encoding lysylphosphatidylglycerol synthase transmembrane domain-containing protein, coding for MKQLLKYLISLVVAGGLLWYVFKDIDLDAMLVAIGQADYRPVALYGVLILVAHWSRAVRWGLLLEPVVGYRSSATNLTLAVLTGYFANLLIPRMGEVTRCGTLNRTDDVPVNVSFGTVVAERIFDVIMLVLLIGLTFVLEFGRLSTFLTEFLGSKFNLATLQDNTGLLIGGAVLLVGGAVAAWWLFGRYKDRLMQNPLLSKIIGFGMGLLEGLLSVRKLRSPGLFLFHTLLIWGMYYATMYVLFFAMPQTAKLGPLAGLTILTMGTIGMAAPTQGGLGAFNILVGSALALYGLSPQDGQTLATLMLLSQWLFVILYGGISFLIVLAKNRRGVAPVTVEETSR
- a CDS encoding Uma2 family endonuclease; this translates as MLTEAEVEQGLYQFTVTEYHQMGEAGIFTENDRIELINGRIYTMSPIGRKHFACVARLTKLFTMRLADAAIVSVQNPVILNDRSEPEPDIAVLRPRDDFYEAALPNPADVLLLIEVSEATLRFDKEVKLPLYAQSGIPEVWIINLKTPSVEVYTDPQEGGYGQLKTLKRGQNLTPTAFPLLTFGVSDLMGE